One stretch of Nesterenkonia halotolerans DNA includes these proteins:
- the rpsI gene encoding 30S ribosomal protein S9, with translation MAQNTEELTETEELSSYTSESTPAQETAGESERAPLTVGGAAIGRRKQARARVRITPGTGQWTLNGRSLEDYFPNKLHQQEVNDPFTLLGLTGAYDVIARIDGGGPSGQSGALRLGISRALNEIDRDHNRASLKKAGFLTRDARAVERKKAGLKKARKAPQYSKR, from the coding sequence GTGGCTCAGAACACTGAAGAGCTCACCGAAACCGAGGAGCTCTCAAGCTACACCTCGGAATCGACCCCCGCCCAGGAGACTGCAGGCGAGTCCGAGCGTGCACCGCTGACCGTCGGCGGAGCCGCAATCGGTCGTCGCAAGCAGGCTCGCGCACGCGTCCGCATCACCCCGGGCACAGGCCAGTGGACCCTCAACGGTCGCAGCCTGGAAGATTACTTCCCTAACAAGCTGCACCAGCAGGAAGTGAATGATCCTTTCACTCTGCTGGGCCTCACCGGAGCCTACGATGTGATCGCTCGCATCGACGGCGGCGGCCCCTCGGGCCAGTCCGGCGCACTGCGTCTGGGCATCTCCCGCGCGCTGAATGAGATCGACCGCGATCACAACCGCGCGTCGCTCAAGAAGGCCGGATTCCTTACTCGCGACGCCCGTGCGGTGGAGCGCAAGAAGGCCGGTCTCAAGAAGGCACGCAAGGCACCGCAGTACTCCAAGCGCTAA
- the glmM gene encoding phosphoglucosamine mutase, which produces MARLFGTDGVRGVANGLLTAELALTLSQSAATVLGHQQVTPGTRPTAVVARDPRISGEFIAAAVSAGLASAGVDVYDAGVLPTPAAAFLVDDIDADFGVMISASHNPAPDNGIKFLARGGHKLDDAAEDAIETQLGLEPPRPTGADVGRVRRFADAEDRYLVHLLRSLDGVSLKGMKIVLDCAHGAAAGVSPEAFTDAGAEVIVIGADPDGLNINDGYGSTHLGPLQETVLAHKADLGIAHDGDADRCLAVDHTGEVIDGDQIMGILAIALKDAGTLVEDTLVVTVMSNLGLKLGMEAAGVHLVETAVGDRYVLAAMRAAGYNLGGEQSGHLIFADYATTGDGLLTGLQLAARVAATGKSARVLAAEAMTKLPQVLINVKGVDRTRAKTHEPLQAAVAQAEARLGETGRVLLRPSGTEPVVRVMVEAATAELAQSESEALAEIVKAELAL; this is translated from the coding sequence ATGGCACGACTTTTCGGCACTGACGGCGTGCGTGGTGTGGCCAATGGGCTGCTCACCGCGGAACTCGCCCTCACCCTCTCCCAGTCAGCAGCGACCGTCCTGGGCCACCAGCAGGTGACCCCCGGCACCAGACCCACCGCGGTCGTCGCCCGTGACCCCCGCATCTCTGGAGAGTTCATCGCCGCGGCCGTCTCCGCAGGCCTGGCCAGCGCCGGAGTCGATGTCTACGACGCCGGCGTGCTGCCCACCCCCGCCGCCGCCTTCTTAGTCGATGACATCGACGCCGACTTCGGTGTCATGATCTCCGCCTCGCACAACCCCGCACCGGATAACGGGATCAAATTCCTCGCCCGCGGCGGTCATAAGCTCGACGACGCCGCCGAAGACGCCATCGAGACCCAGCTGGGCCTCGAGCCGCCGCGTCCCACCGGGGCCGACGTCGGGCGGGTCCGCCGGTTCGCTGACGCCGAGGACCGCTACCTGGTGCACCTGCTGCGATCCCTGGACGGGGTCAGCCTCAAGGGGATGAAGATCGTGCTCGACTGCGCCCACGGGGCCGCCGCCGGGGTCTCCCCGGAGGCGTTCACCGACGCCGGGGCCGAGGTCATCGTCATCGGCGCGGACCCCGACGGGCTGAACATCAACGACGGATACGGCTCCACCCACCTGGGCCCCCTGCAGGAGACCGTCCTGGCCCATAAAGCGGATCTGGGGATCGCCCATGACGGGGACGCGGACCGGTGCCTGGCGGTGGATCACACCGGAGAGGTCATCGATGGTGACCAGATCATGGGGATCCTGGCCATCGCGCTGAAGGACGCCGGGACCCTGGTCGAAGACACTCTGGTGGTCACGGTGATGTCGAACCTGGGGTTGAAGCTGGGTATGGAGGCGGCCGGGGTGCACCTGGTCGAGACTGCCGTCGGAGACCGCTACGTGTTGGCGGCGATGCGCGCTGCCGGGTACAACCTGGGTGGGGAGCAGTCGGGGCATCTGATCTTTGCGGACTACGCCACCACCGGTGATGGTCTGCTGACTGGTTTGCAGCTGGCGGCCCGGGTCGCGGCGACGGGTAAGTCGGCGCGGGTATTGGCGGCGGAGGCGATGACGAAGCTTCCGCAGGTGCTGATCAACGTCAAGGGTGTGGACCGGACCCGGGCGAAGACCCATGAGCCGCTCCAGGCCGCGGTGGCGCAGGCTGAAGCGCGTCTGGGGGAGACTGGCCGGGTGTTGCTGCGTCCGTCGGGGACCGAGCCGGTGGTGCGGGTGATGGTCGAGGCCGCGACCGCGGAGCTGGCGCAGTCGGAGTCCGAGGCGCTGGCCGAGATCGTCAAAGCCGAACTCGCCCTCTGA
- the mscL gene encoding large conductance mechanosensitive channel protein MscL — MLKGFREFITRGNVVDLATAVVIGTAFTTVVTALVESVLMPLISALVGYQDFDNFAVVEVNGQAIQFGVLLTALVNFLLIAAAVYYVVIAPMKRVVEARERRAKKAPKAPAEEENITLLKEIRDQLKAQTEVTNPAYLASLAEAQRQAEEQAAAETAQGPRRHPVLGKAKDVVWGKD; from the coding sequence ATGCTTAAAGGATTCAGAGAGTTCATCACCCGCGGGAACGTCGTGGACCTCGCCACCGCTGTGGTCATCGGCACCGCGTTCACCACCGTGGTCACGGCCCTGGTGGAGAGCGTGCTGATGCCGCTCATCTCAGCCCTCGTGGGCTACCAGGACTTCGACAACTTCGCGGTGGTGGAGGTGAACGGCCAGGCCATCCAGTTCGGCGTGCTGCTCACCGCACTGGTCAACTTCCTGCTGATCGCCGCCGCGGTCTACTACGTGGTCATCGCGCCGATGAAGCGTGTGGTCGAGGCCCGCGAGCGGCGAGCCAAGAAGGCTCCGAAAGCGCCGGCCGAGGAGGAGAACATCACGCTGCTCAAGGAGATCCGGGACCAGCTGAAGGCCCAGACCGAGGTCACCAACCCGGCATACCTGGCGTCTCTTGCGGAGGCTCAGCGCCAGGCGGAAGAACAGGCCGCCGCAGAGACCGCTCAGGGGCCCCGGCGCCATCCGGTGCTCGGCAAGGCCAAGGACGTGGTGTGGGGCAAGGACTGA
- a CDS encoding M15 family metallopeptidase, giving the protein MSRGELTDAGRRHWQEKQERRARIYRRRRALAVVLLIAVLLLIGYLLPRAWNWVSQAISDAFSGETLSGEGPLDEVRGNQIPEPEAPGETGPADAEADDQEPSPAATPEEDPERASDPSWDPDSIHVLVNRQNPLRPEDYAPEDLVAPEVRMSTQSELLLRQEAAEALEELIQNAGEDGQVLAMTSGYRSYAAQLEVYTDRHSAVGTEETDELVARPGYSEHQTGLAADVISIDNPNCIQGHCFADTPEGQWVAEHAADHGFVIRYLDGAEEITGYQFEPWHLRYVGEETAQEVAAEDLTLEEYWDRPAASEYDVEEPDLDPAGTS; this is encoded by the coding sequence ATGTCTCGAGGGGAACTGACCGACGCCGGTCGCCGCCACTGGCAGGAGAAGCAGGAACGGCGGGCAAGGATCTATCGCCGTCGCCGCGCACTGGCCGTGGTCCTGCTGATCGCGGTGCTGCTGCTGATCGGCTACCTCCTTCCCCGCGCATGGAACTGGGTGAGCCAGGCCATCAGCGACGCGTTCAGCGGGGAGACGCTCAGCGGCGAAGGGCCGCTGGACGAGGTGCGCGGCAACCAGATCCCGGAGCCTGAAGCGCCGGGGGAGACCGGCCCGGCCGATGCTGAGGCCGACGACCAAGAGCCATCGCCAGCCGCGACGCCGGAGGAGGACCCCGAGCGCGCGAGCGACCCCTCCTGGGATCCGGATTCGATCCATGTGCTGGTGAATCGACAGAACCCGCTTCGGCCCGAGGACTACGCCCCGGAGGATCTTGTGGCGCCCGAGGTCCGGATGAGCACGCAATCGGAGCTGCTGCTGCGCCAGGAGGCGGCCGAGGCGCTCGAGGAGCTGATTCAAAACGCCGGCGAAGACGGCCAGGTCCTCGCGATGACCAGCGGATACCGCTCCTATGCCGCGCAGCTCGAGGTCTACACGGACCGGCACTCTGCGGTGGGCACCGAGGAGACCGATGAGCTGGTGGCTCGCCCGGGCTATTCCGAACATCAGACGGGGCTGGCCGCTGACGTGATCAGCATCGACAACCCCAACTGCATCCAGGGGCACTGCTTTGCCGACACTCCGGAGGGGCAGTGGGTCGCCGAGCACGCCGCGGATCACGGATTCGTGATCCGCTACCTCGACGGTGCCGAGGAGATCACCGGGTACCAGTTCGAGCCCTGGCACCTGCGCTATGTGGGCGAAGAGACCGCTCAGGAGGTCGCCGCGGAGGACCTGACCCTGGAGGAGTACTGGGATCGTCCAGCAGCCTCCGAGTACGACGTCGAAGAGCCAGACCTGGATCCTGCGGGCACCTCGTGA
- the coaA gene encoding type I pantothenate kinase — protein MVAGTAPWAGSPAKPGQPGASHSPFAELDRHAWARLADTIEQPLNQGDVDRLRGIGEHLSLNEVEQIYLPLSRLLSIYVESAAHLRSAANEFLGEQTLRTPFVIGVAGSVAVGKSTTARVLQEMLRRWPSTPRVELVTTDGFLYPNAELQRRGIMDRKGFPEAYDRRALLRMVSEVKSGKPEVRAPWYSHLVYDIVPDREVVIRQPDVLIVEGLNVLQPARVREDGTTGLALSDFFDFSIYVDAKPKHIEQWYVDRFMRWRDGAFANPESYFHQYSYLDDEQAKERATDIWKRINGPNLRANIQPTRSRARLVMAKGEDHSVSRVLLRKV, from the coding sequence GTGGTGGCGGGCACGGCCCCCTGGGCGGGATCACCTGCGAAGCCCGGCCAGCCTGGCGCCTCGCACTCCCCTTTCGCCGAGCTGGACCGCCACGCCTGGGCGCGCCTCGCCGATACGATCGAGCAGCCGCTGAACCAGGGAGACGTCGACCGTCTCCGCGGCATCGGCGAGCACCTCTCGCTCAACGAGGTGGAACAGATCTACCTGCCGCTGAGTCGGCTGCTCTCCATCTACGTGGAGTCCGCCGCGCATCTGCGCTCCGCGGCCAATGAGTTCCTCGGTGAACAGACCCTGCGGACCCCGTTCGTGATCGGCGTGGCAGGCTCGGTGGCAGTGGGCAAGTCCACCACTGCTCGCGTGCTCCAGGAGATGCTGCGCCGGTGGCCCTCGACGCCCCGGGTGGAGCTGGTCACCACCGATGGGTTCCTCTATCCCAATGCCGAGCTTCAGCGGCGCGGAATCATGGACCGCAAGGGCTTCCCTGAGGCCTACGACCGCAGGGCGCTGCTGCGGATGGTCTCGGAGGTGAAGTCCGGCAAGCCCGAGGTCCGAGCACCCTGGTACTCCCACCTGGTCTATGACATCGTGCCCGATCGCGAGGTCGTGATCCGGCAGCCCGATGTGCTCATCGTCGAGGGGCTCAACGTCCTGCAGCCCGCACGGGTGCGCGAGGACGGCACCACGGGTCTGGCGCTGAGCGACTTCTTCGACTTCTCCATCTACGTCGACGCCAAGCCCAAGCACATCGAGCAGTGGTACGTGGATCGTTTCATGCGCTGGCGCGACGGGGCCTTCGCGAACCCGGAGAGCTACTTCCACCAGTATTCCTACCTCGACGACGAGCAGGCGAAAGAGCGGGCCACCGATATCTGGAAGCGGATCAACGGGCCCAACCTCCGGGCAAACATCCAGCCGACCCGCTCCAGGGCGCGGCTCGTGATGGCCAAGGGTGAGGACCATTCGGTGTCGCGCGTTCTGCTGCGCAAGGTCTGA
- the glmS gene encoding glutamine--fructose-6-phosphate transaminase (isomerizing): protein MCGIVGYIGLPEKTSQHGALDVLLEGLRRLEYRGYDSAGVATVASGTVSMRKKSGKLANLLSEIEAEPVAEASVGIGHTRWATHGAPNDLNAHPHLADGGKLAVIHNGIIENFAQLKAKLLAAGEVFASETDTEVAAKLIAQHFTATGGDLTEAMRLAANQLEGAFTLLAVHADQADRVVASRRNSPLVVGLGDGENFLGSDVSGFIDFTREAVELEQDQVVTITTDDVAIINFDGSPAEGKRFSVNWDAAAAEKGGFGTFMEKEIHDQPKAVEDTLLGRTDASGRLVLDELRIDPEELKNISKIIVLACGTSAYAGMVAKYAIEHWVRVPVEVELSHEFRYRDPIIDDSTLIVSLSQSGETMDTLMAVRYAKEQGARTLAICNTNGSTIPRESDAVLYTHAGPEIAVASTKAFLAQITASYLLGLYMAQLRGKLFQGEIDDILADLHKIPGKIQEVLDGGEQIRELAREMAQAPSVLFLGRHVGYPVAMEGALKLKEIAYIHAEGFAAGELKHGPIALIDQGQPVFVVVPSPHGRDSLHAKVVSNIQEVRARGAKTITVAEAGDADVVDYSEQVFYVPETQPLLMPLLTTVPLQIFACALAAEKGYDVDQPRNLAKSVTVE, encoded by the coding sequence ATGTGTGGAATTGTCGGCTATATCGGCCTGCCTGAGAAGACCAGCCAGCACGGAGCCCTTGATGTGCTCCTCGAGGGACTCCGTCGCCTGGAATACCGGGGATACGACTCCGCGGGAGTAGCCACTGTGGCCTCCGGGACCGTGTCCATGAGGAAGAAGTCGGGCAAGCTCGCCAATCTCCTCAGCGAGATCGAGGCCGAGCCGGTGGCTGAAGCCTCGGTGGGCATCGGTCACACCCGCTGGGCCACCCATGGTGCCCCCAATGACCTCAATGCGCACCCCCACCTGGCCGATGGCGGCAAGCTCGCCGTGATCCATAACGGCATCATCGAGAACTTCGCGCAGCTCAAGGCCAAGCTCCTCGCCGCCGGCGAGGTCTTCGCCTCGGAGACCGACACCGAGGTCGCCGCGAAGCTGATCGCACAGCACTTCACCGCCACCGGCGGAGACCTCACCGAGGCGATGCGCCTGGCGGCGAACCAGCTCGAGGGCGCCTTCACCCTGCTCGCGGTGCACGCCGACCAGGCAGACCGCGTGGTGGCCTCCCGTCGCAACTCACCGCTGGTGGTGGGCCTGGGCGACGGGGAGAACTTCCTCGGCTCCGACGTGTCCGGCTTCATCGACTTCACCCGCGAGGCGGTCGAGCTTGAGCAGGACCAGGTCGTGACCATCACCACCGACGATGTCGCCATCATCAACTTCGACGGGTCCCCCGCCGAGGGCAAGCGCTTCTCGGTGAACTGGGACGCCGCCGCCGCCGAGAAGGGCGGCTTCGGCACCTTCATGGAGAAGGAGATCCACGATCAGCCCAAGGCAGTGGAGGACACGCTGCTGGGCCGCACCGACGCCTCGGGCCGTCTGGTGCTCGACGAGCTGCGCATCGATCCCGAAGAGCTCAAGAACATCTCCAAGATCATCGTGCTGGCCTGCGGCACCTCCGCCTACGCCGGAATGGTCGCCAAGTATGCGATCGAGCACTGGGTGCGCGTGCCGGTGGAGGTCGAGCTCAGCCACGAGTTCCGCTACCGCGATCCGATCATCGACGACTCCACGCTGATCGTCTCGCTGTCCCAGTCCGGAGAGACCATGGACACGCTCATGGCGGTCCGCTACGCCAAGGAGCAGGGCGCACGCACGCTGGCGATCTGCAACACCAATGGGTCCACCATCCCGCGCGAATCCGACGCCGTGCTCTACACCCACGCGGGTCCCGAGATCGCCGTGGCCTCCACCAAGGCCTTCCTGGCGCAGATCACCGCCTCCTACCTGCTGGGCCTGTACATGGCGCAGCTGCGCGGGAAGCTCTTCCAGGGAGAGATCGACGACATCCTCGCGGACCTGCACAAGATCCCGGGCAAGATCCAGGAGGTCCTCGACGGCGGCGAGCAGATCCGTGAGCTGGCCCGAGAGATGGCCCAGGCCCCCTCGGTGCTCTTCCTGGGCCGCCACGTCGGCTACCCGGTCGCGATGGAAGGTGCGCTCAAGCTCAAGGAGATCGCCTACATCCACGCCGAGGGCTTCGCCGCCGGTGAGCTCAAGCACGGTCCGATCGCACTGATCGACCAGGGCCAGCCGGTCTTCGTCGTCGTGCCCTCCCCGCATGGCCGCGACTCGCTGCACGCCAAGGTGGTCTCCAACATCCAGGAGGTCCGCGCTCGCGGTGCCAAGACGATCACCGTCGCCGAAGCCGGCGACGCCGACGTCGTGGACTACTCCGAGCAGGTCTTCTACGTGCCCGAGACCCAGCCGCTGCTGATGCCGCTGCTGACCACCGTGCCGCTGCAGATCTTCGCCTGCGCCCTGGCGGCCGAGAAGGGCTACGACGTCGACCAGCCGCGCAACCTGGCGAAATCCGTCACCGTGGAGTGA
- a CDS encoding holo-ACP synthase has product MIVGIGVDVVLVTRFEHQLRRTPALRERLFVPAERELNTRSLAARFAAKEAVAKALGAPAGMNWQDCQVVMDSAGAPSVQVSGTVATVAESRGVKRWHLSLSHDGDVATAMVVAEG; this is encoded by the coding sequence ATGATCGTCGGTATCGGAGTCGACGTCGTCCTGGTGACGCGTTTCGAGCATCAGCTGCGCCGCACGCCGGCGCTGCGCGAACGGCTGTTCGTGCCCGCTGAGCGCGAGCTCAACACCCGCTCGCTGGCTGCCAGGTTCGCTGCCAAGGAGGCTGTGGCGAAGGCGCTGGGTGCGCCGGCGGGCATGAACTGGCAGGACTGTCAGGTCGTCATGGACTCCGCGGGGGCGCCCTCGGTTCAGGTCTCCGGCACGGTCGCCACAGTGGCCGAGTCCCGCGGTGTCAAGCGTTGGCACCTGTCCCTCTCCCACGACGGCGACGTGGCCACCGCCATGGTGGTGGCGGAAGGCTGA
- a CDS encoding NAD(P)H-hydrate dehydratase yields MSRATTPVYSGAQIRDAETPLVEAGAGPDMMRRAAHGLASYVLALLRSDGKIYGARVLGLIGPGNNGGDGLYALTALRARGVDAQAVLVADRAHPQALEAFRAAGGRVLSSVPADTQVLIDAVLGTGARGAFTLPDVPGLAEAVGTSTVVACDIPSGVDADTGRCPGEALTAEHTVTFGGAKLGLLLGEGGLRSGKIHTVDIGLQEHLPEPAAWELISPEPTRRKPRLGDHKYSRGSLQVVAGSPQFPGAAQLTVGSAITSGVGMVRLQADATVSAAVLQGWPEAVMSHGRGAKAFDGATAAAIGPGLGKDRSRLVEGETMLRATVESKVPCVLDASGLELLRGDLLTSGDLGGQLILTPHLGEARRLAEALEDESLEELLADQPDTLAATRALAEALGATVLLKGPSTVVAGPSGGAPLVVRSATPGLATAGTGDVLTGIIGALLATADAAQEQDWVRIAAEGARMHAAAAQRLDPQGFGHFGASALIGALRE; encoded by the coding sequence ATGTCCAGAGCAACAACACCGGTGTATTCCGGTGCCCAGATCCGCGACGCCGAGACCCCCCTGGTCGAGGCCGGCGCGGGGCCGGACATGATGCGCCGTGCGGCCCACGGCCTGGCCTCCTATGTGCTGGCGCTGCTGCGCAGCGACGGCAAGATCTACGGCGCCCGGGTGCTCGGGCTCATCGGCCCCGGGAACAACGGGGGAGACGGGCTCTACGCGCTCACCGCGCTGCGGGCTCGTGGCGTGGATGCCCAGGCGGTGCTCGTCGCCGACCGCGCGCATCCCCAGGCGCTCGAGGCGTTCCGCGCCGCGGGCGGCCGGGTGCTCTCCTCCGTGCCTGCCGACACCCAGGTGCTGATCGACGCCGTGCTGGGCACCGGAGCTCGGGGCGCCTTCACGCTGCCCGATGTGCCTGGTCTCGCCGAGGCCGTGGGCACCAGCACCGTCGTCGCCTGTGACATCCCCTCCGGGGTCGACGCCGATACCGGGCGCTGCCCGGGTGAGGCGCTGACCGCCGAGCACACCGTCACCTTCGGCGGGGCCAAGCTGGGACTGCTGCTCGGCGAGGGAGGCCTGCGCAGCGGCAAGATCCACACGGTGGACATCGGACTGCAGGAGCACCTTCCGGAGCCGGCCGCGTGGGAGCTGATCTCTCCCGAGCCGACACGACGCAAGCCGCGCCTCGGTGACCACAAGTACAGCCGCGGCAGCCTGCAGGTGGTGGCCGGGTCCCCCCAGTTCCCGGGTGCCGCCCAGCTGACCGTCGGGTCCGCCATCACCTCCGGCGTCGGGATGGTCCGTCTCCAGGCAGATGCGACGGTCTCCGCCGCCGTGCTGCAGGGGTGGCCCGAAGCCGTGATGAGCCACGGCCGTGGTGCCAAGGCCTTCGACGGCGCAACCGCCGCCGCCATCGGACCGGGGCTCGGCAAGGACAGGTCTCGCCTGGTCGAGGGCGAGACCATGCTTCGCGCCACCGTGGAGTCAAAAGTGCCCTGCGTCCTCGACGCCTCCGGCCTCGAGCTGCTGCGTGGAGACCTGCTCACCTCCGGAGATCTCGGCGGACAGCTGATCCTCACCCCGCACCTGGGGGAGGCCCGTCGGCTCGCCGAGGCGCTGGAAGACGAGTCCCTTGAGGAGCTGCTCGCGGATCAGCCCGACACCCTCGCCGCGACCCGCGCACTGGCCGAAGCACTCGGAGCCACGGTGCTGCTCAAGGGCCCCAGCACGGTGGTGGCCGGGCCCTCCGGCGGCGCCCCGCTGGTCGTGCGGTCGGCGACCCCCGGACTCGCCACCGCAGGCACCGGTGATGTGCTCACCGGGATCATCGGTGCACTGCTGGCCACCGCTGACGCCGCTCAGGAACAGGACTGGGTGCGGATCGCCGCTGAGGGCGCGCGGATGCATGCCGCCGCAGCGCAGCGGCTCGACCCGCAGGGCTTCGGACATTTCGGTGCCTCCGCGCTGATCGGCGCGCTGCGCGAGTAG
- a CDS encoding amidohydrolase family protein: MSINSTNRSPAATDEPHGSLLISGAEVITMDALTGSTPVRRDIRIQNGAIAEIGPDLAPLPGETVINGHDRLVAPGLVNAHTHSWEALYKGRYDNLPLELWMLFSYPPTGDVQVSPEMVHLRSQLFAAESLKSGVTTIVDDVLEIPHQDFDQLDAVVRAYEQIGIRANVSGHVVNKPFLETFPFVDSMLEQGLLDRVADLPVPTTEDYLQYSTEAFARYSGRGAGRISYMLSPSAPQRCTDDLLVGAAELARKNQAECHIHVLETKTQAVTGHEFYGTTIVKHLQRIGALTPETTFAHGIWVTDEDIEIIADAEVSVSHNPNSNLKLGSGILPWRKYQKAGVNLGLGTDGCSSSDTPRLSEVMKSAALLHKVSGPDFTQWPSVQEVLHAATLGGARSAMLQDRVGSLEVGKRADLVIYDLDTLAFTPRNRLQNHLVYSENGSSIEYVMVDGKIVVDHGRLTTLDETALRGEVRARGEEIRGWQDDLDSLNSAFMSGFTQMYQQAQARDIGFTRFLG; the protein is encoded by the coding sequence TTGTCTATCAATTCGACGAACCGCTCCCCTGCCGCGACCGATGAACCCCACGGTTCACTGCTGATCAGCGGTGCCGAAGTCATCACGATGGATGCGCTGACGGGCAGCACTCCGGTAAGGCGCGACATTCGCATCCAGAACGGAGCGATCGCGGAGATCGGACCTGACCTTGCTCCGTTGCCGGGTGAGACCGTGATCAACGGTCATGACAGGCTCGTAGCTCCCGGTCTGGTCAACGCGCACACCCACTCGTGGGAGGCGCTCTACAAGGGCCGATACGACAATCTCCCGCTGGAGCTCTGGATGCTGTTCTCCTACCCGCCCACGGGGGACGTTCAGGTCTCACCGGAGATGGTCCACCTGCGGAGTCAGCTTTTCGCGGCCGAGTCGCTGAAGTCGGGAGTCACGACGATCGTCGACGATGTTCTGGAGATTCCCCATCAGGACTTCGACCAGCTGGACGCGGTCGTCAGAGCCTATGAGCAGATCGGGATCCGGGCGAATGTTTCCGGCCACGTGGTCAACAAGCCATTCTTGGAGACTTTTCCGTTCGTTGACAGCATGCTTGAGCAGGGGCTTCTCGATCGAGTGGCAGATCTTCCGGTGCCGACTACGGAGGATTATCTCCAGTACAGCACAGAGGCCTTCGCGCGGTACTCCGGCCGCGGCGCGGGACGAATCTCCTACATGCTCTCGCCTTCCGCGCCGCAGCGGTGCACAGACGATCTCCTGGTCGGGGCGGCGGAGCTCGCGCGCAAAAACCAGGCTGAATGTCATATCCACGTGCTTGAGACGAAGACCCAGGCGGTGACAGGTCATGAGTTCTACGGCACCACGATCGTCAAACACCTGCAGCGCATCGGCGCATTGACCCCCGAGACCACCTTTGCCCACGGAATCTGGGTCACGGACGAAGACATTGAAATCATCGCCGACGCGGAAGTCTCGGTTTCACACAACCCGAACTCAAACCTCAAGCTGGGATCGGGCATCCTGCCGTGGAGGAAGTATCAGAAGGCAGGAGTGAACCTGGGACTGGGAACAGACGGGTGCTCATCCAGCGACACGCCGAGGCTCTCCGAAGTGATGAAGTCAGCAGCCTTGCTGCACAAGGTGTCCGGACCGGACTTCACGCAGTGGCCGTCCGTCCAAGAGGTGCTCCACGCCGCCACGCTCGGAGGAGCACGCAGCGCCATGCTTCAAGACCGCGTCGGAAGCCTTGAGGTCGGCAAGCGCGCTGACCTGGTGATCTATGACCTCGACACTCTCGCATTCACGCCGAGGAATCGCCTGCAGAACCATCTCGTCTACTCGGAAAATGGAAGTTCCATCGAGTATGTGATGGTTGACGGCAAGATCGTGGTCGACCACGGGAGGCTCACGACGTTGGACGAAACGGCCCTGCGAGGTGAGGTCCGGGCACGTGGGGAGGAGATCCGCGGTTGGCAGGACGACCTCGACTCCCTCAACAGCGCATTTATGTCTGGGTTCACACAGATGTATCAGCAGGCCCAGGCTCGCGACATTGGCTTCACTCGGTTTCTCGGTTGA